The Vigna angularis cultivar LongXiaoDou No.4 chromosome 6, ASM1680809v1, whole genome shotgun sequence genome contains the following window.
ACTTCGGGTTCAGAAACAGGGTGTATCAAAAACACATGGACCTCACCATTCAGCCTAGCTAAATTAACCATATGCATGGCACCAGTGTCATCACACAGACGCTCTAACTTATCATCCAAAATTGAAGCCCCTCCTACAGAGTACCACATATCTTTAAGCCCATCGTATCCCAAAGACTTCACTACACTAACAATCACGAAATAACTCCAAACATCTGGGTCAAACATAAACCTAGATGTCTCCCCCCCTTCATACTTAAGCTTCCCATCGTTAACTAATTTCCCTCCATGGTGAAAGACAACCTCAATATCCTCGTCCATGATGCAAAACACTATATATAAGTATTTGTACAcctataatataatcaattcacGACAAAACATGTATTAAAACCGTAACCaaaacacactcacacacacagaAAATTATCACTTTAAACATGGGGGGCATGGGGGGACCACAACATTGCAATAAAAAATGGAACACAATCCGACCAACGGGACCACAACattgcaataaaaaataatacacaatACATAGACGGGGACCACCACCCAACATCGCAAGATAAAGGTTTCTAACAAAACCAAACTTTTACTGACCTGGCCACTCCAGATTGCAACTGAAGAAGGTCCCACAACTCCGATGAGGACGACGACAACTGCACACTCTCTGAAGGTCAACCTTAATTCAACCCTAAATACCCAAATTGATACCCCAATTTTCTGAAATGAAATCAACTTTGGACGAACCGAACCTTAGAAGTACTGAGAAGAATCCCTAATTTGATATCCACGTGCTTTTTACTTATAAaacaattcttttctttttacttataaaatattcaatttccaCGTGCCCCACTGCTCCTGCTCTCTTCAACCACGTCAGATCACACGTCCAcaacagcgtgccacgtcaaacacaccgtaacgccgtttgacactatttaacggaaaggatcgatttgttgcaattttcataaaattgggacccaattgatattttcagaaagaaagggacgaaattgagattccatgggaaaatagggacttagtgaatgattaaacctataaatgaatattaatatacttaattttttaaattaagtatgAGAATGAATGgagagaaataaatttaataacaacCATTCTTTATCTAATTATCATAAACGGTAATCACTATTATATTTGCACATAAAAATAGAATGAATTTTATGACGTGGAATGCGTACAAAGACGTATATTTATCAAATACAATgcatgtaaaataatttaagtaggTATATTTAGcttattagataatttaattttagacgtttaatatattattttatatatgtaaaagcAGTTCAATTTTGTTTATCCTTACAATTTTACATTCACTTTGATTGTAGCAGAACACATttctaattaaataaacttttttgtacttaattttcaatttataccTATATCTAGTTGTGTGTCTCTAGTTGTCTGCCTGTGATTCACAAAACATCACAtgtttataactttatttacaAACACAGCATATGGCTACAAGATGTTtcataaatgaaagaaattgaatgatttaaatttaaagttcttaattaaaagatgagtttaaataaattcaacaacGCTAAGCTTTTATTCAACTGTAGTAATTAATCCATAAAAAATTAGATGTATCATTATAGATGCTGGCATCTGCAGAAACTCTTCCCATATATTTTATCATGTTACGTGTGAGCAAAACTTTCAGAACATGCCTGTGGAGGAAATTTCTCGACTGAGAAACAAAACTATgtacattaaaaattaatgtcaaaacatattattttagtgttttatcatccattaaaataaaaattgaatatgaaGATAAAGTAGGAAAATAAACAGGTAAAGAATAAGTTTTGGTCTTTTATATTTGGTAACTCTGAACTAACCTTTTAACTAGTTTAaaatttacaagaaaattagtatataattttataaaatttagatactaaaaaatatatttaacattatttaaatattatatataatttcttcttatgaaaatgtaattaatttttttatcgcaaaatattttattacagatttaatttcaaatataacgTTGAATTTAATGAGAAGTATAATAGTATTACTAAATTTTATGAATTAGAAGTGAATAATTATGAATGTTAGGTGAATTTGGCACTATAAATTGAGATGGCTAAATTATCATTTTCCATCAACTTTCACCATGAATTGTCTCAAAGTTTTTTTcatcctttctctcttcttttgtGGTTCGGTAGTAGGTTTTCAGTACTGGAAAATGGCACAAACTTGGCCAAGAGGCTTTTGTAAGTATAACACCTGCGATGCCTCAACAACCAAACCATTCAAATTTACTATACATGGACTGTGGCCCTCTGATTATGGGAAGCAACAACCAGAGTTTTGCTCTGTTAGCAAAAATTCATCTATTTACTTGGTAAGTTTTTGatttcttaataatattatgttgGTGTTATATAATCAGaagatgacttttttttttttctgttattagACTAAGGAATTAGTTACTAAACTTGATCAAGATTGGCCAAGTTATACTACTATTCGGACAAACAAAGAATTCTGGTCTCATGAATGGAGCAAACATGGATCGTGTTCAAACATGTCAGAAATTGATTATTTCAAGCTGGCCTTAGATATATATGCAAATAACGATATCCAACAAATACTTGGATATTCAAATATATTGCCTGGCAACACTTACGAAGTAAACAAAATTATCCTAGCCATAAGGACATCCCCAATTGGTGTTGAACCACAACTGAAATGCGAAAATGGGGATTTAATTGAAATACGTCTATGTT
Protein-coding sequences here:
- the LOC128197578 gene encoding uncharacterized protein LOC128197578 codes for the protein MAQTWPRGFCKYNTCDASTTKPFKFTIHGLWPSDYGKQQPEFCSVSKNSSIYLTKELVTKLDQDWPSYTTIRTNKEFWSHEWSKHGSCSNMSEIDYFKLALDIYANNDIQQILGYSNILPGNTYEVNKIILAIRTSPIGVEPQLKCENGDLIEIRLCLNNNPIPQYINCPSRPSSTCPINVSFI